GGGCCCCCAAGGGTGTGATCGCCCATTGGCAATTATTACGCAAACAGCAGGCACGAAAGGCGCTCGAAAGCGTCTCAATGAATAGCAAGGAAGCCAAAGGCAACTAAGCTGAACTGTGTAACAAGGGGGAGACACCATGTACCTGACGCCTCAGCATATCTTGCTCGCCGGAGCCACCGGCCTTACCGGCGAACACCTGCTCGATCGCCTGCTCAACGAACCCACCGTGACTCGCGTGCTCGCGCCCAGCCGCAAGCCACTGGCCGAACACCCGCACCTGGAAAACCCGGTGGGCGACCCGGCGGTGTTCCTGCCGCAGCTGAGTGGCCAGGTGGACCTGGCCTTCTGCTGCCTGGGCACCACCATCAAACAGGCGGGCTCCGAAGCGGCGTTTCGCGCCGTCGATCTGGACATGGTCGTGGCCTTCGCCAAACGCGCGCGGGAAATGGGCGCACGCCACCTGATCGTGATCAGTGCAATTGGCGCCGACCCGAAATCCTCGATCTTCTACAACCGGGTCAAAGGGGAAATGGAAGAAGCACTCAAAGCCCAAGGCTGGCCACAACTGACCATCGTGCGGCCGTCGTTGCTATTGGGGGAACGGTTGGAACCGCGTTTGGCGGAGCAACTGGCCGGGCCGTTGTCGCGACTGATTCCGGGCAAATACCACGGCATTGAAGTGTGCGAACTGGCCCGGGCCATGTGGCGACTGGCGCTGGAAGAGCAGGACGGGGTGCGGGTGGTGGAGTCGGATGAGTTGCGCAAGTTAGGTAAGTAATTCTGCGGTGACCTGGCTGGCCTGCGTTGAGGCCAGCACAGGCAATACACCTCTATAGGCCGCCTGTAGCATTGAAGCCAACCCCCAACACCGTCAACACCGACAGCGGCAACAGCAAGGTATCAAGCAACGCACTCGCCGGCAGATCCACACCGGGATAAGCCGGCGCCTCTGCACCAAACCTGTCCTTGGCGCAGCAACCGCCATTCATTGCATATAAATCCAACCGCGTACCGGCATACACCACCGGCGCGCCAGGTTGCGCCGCGTCCAACGTGCGCGCCGTGGCGCAGCCCGTCAGTTGCAGCGCCAGCACGATCAGCAGTGCCTTATTCATCGCTGCTCAAATGGTGCTCGCCCCAACGCGGCAGCATGTCCTGGGGAATGTTCAGCAGGTTGAGAATGCGCGCCACCACAAAATCCACCAGGTCATCGATGGTCTGCGGCTGGTGATAGAAACCCGGCGAGGCCGGCAGAATCGTCACACCCATGTTCGACAGTTTGAGCATGTGTTCCAGGTGAATGCTCGAATACGGCGCTTCACGGGGCACCAGGATCAACTGGCGGCGCTCCTTCAGGGTCACGTCCGCTGCGCGCTCGATCAGGTTGTTGCAGGCTCCCGTGGCAATGGCCGACAGGGTGCCAGTGGAACACGGCACCACCACCATCGCCGCCGGCGCACCGGAGCCGGACGCCACGGGCGACATCCAGTCCTCTTTGCCGTAGACCTTGATCTGCCCCGCCGCAGCCCCGGTGTATTCGGTGAGGAAGGCCTGCATCGTCTGCACCTTGGGCGGCAGCGCCACGTCGGTCTCGGTGGCCATCACCAGTTGCGCCGCCTTGGAGATCAGGAAGTGCACCTCACGGTCTTCGCGCACCAGACAATCCAGCAGGCGCAAACCATAAGGCGCACCGGAGGCGCCGGTCATCGCCAGCGTGACGCGTTCCGGGCCACTCATTTCAGCGCCTCGGCCAGTTTGCCGTGCAGGCCACCAAAGCCGCCGTTGCTCATGACCACCACGTGAGTACCGGGTTCGGCCTGTTGCTTGACGTGTTCGATGATGCCGTCAATGGAGTCGCACACGGTTGATGGCACGGTGCACCGCGCTGCGATTCCCGGCAGGTCCCAGCCGAGGTTGGCCGGTGCGTACCAGACCACCTGGTCGGCATCGTTGACGCTTTCCGGCAGACCATCGCGGTGGGAACCTAGCTTCATGGAGTTGGAGCGCGGCTCGACAATCGCAATGATCGGCGCATCGCCGACACGCTTGCGCAGGCCGTCCAACGTAGTCGCAATGGCCGTCGGGTGGTGGGCAAAATCGTCGTAGATGGTAATCCCATTCACGTCGGCAACTTTTTCCATGCGGCGCTTCACGCTTTTGAAAGCGCTCAACGCGGCAATGCCCATGGACGGCACCACGCCCACATGCCGCGCAGCCGCCAGGGTGACCAAGGCGTTGGCGACGTTGTGCTGGCCGGTCATGTCCCACTCGACGACGCCTTGGGCCTCACCTTCGAACAGCACTTCAAATCTGGAACCGTCTTCGCTGAGCAGCTTGACCTGCCACTGCCCACCCGCGCCGGTGGTTTGCACCGGGGTCCAGCAGCCCATCTCGATCACACGCTGCAAGGCGGGTTCGGTGGTCGGGTGGATCACCAGGCCTTCGCTTGGGATAGTACGCACTAGGTGGTGGAACTGACGTTCGATAGCCGGCAAATCGGGGAAGATGTCAGCGTGATCGAATTCCAGGTTGTTCAGGATCGCTGTGCGCGGGCGGTAGTGAACGAACTTGGAGCGTTTGTCGAAGAAGGCACTGTCGTATTCATCCGCCTCGATCACGAAGAACGGCGTGTCGCCGAGGCGCGCCGACACCGAGAAATTCTGCGGCACGCCGCCGATCAGGAAGCCCGGGCTCATGCCCGCATGTTCCAACACCCAGGCCAGCATGCTGCTGGTGGTGGTTTTGCCGTGAGTGCCGGCGACCGCGAGTACCCAACGGCCTTGCAATACATGGTCAGCCAACCATTGCGGGCCGGACACATAAGGCAAACCTTTATTGAGTACGTATTCGACCGCCGGATTGCCACGGGACATGGCATTGCCGATCACCACCAGGTCCGGGACCGGGTCGAATTGCGACGGGTCGTAGCCTTGGGTCAGCTCGATGCCCTGGGCCTCGAGTTGCGTGCTCATGGGCGGATAGACGTTGGCGTCGGAGCCTGTCACGTGATGGCCCAGCTCTTTGGCCAGAACCGCCATCGAGCCCATGAACGTGCCGCAAATACCGAGAATATGAATGTGCATAGTCGACCTCGTAAAACATCGAGGCAGGTTAGCGCAGGGGGGCGAAAATCGCACCCTTTAGCTGAGGGTGTGACGTGCGATGCCGTGCCGGCGCAGCTTCCTATACAGCGTGTTGCGGCTGACGCCCAGTTGCTCTGCCGTGTGCGTCATGTGCCAGCGCTGCTGCTGCAACGCGGCGAGCAAGGCCAGGCGCTCGGCGTCTTCCAGCGGTGATTCCAACGGTTTGGCCTGCGCAACCGGCACGGGTCGGGCCTGACGAATCTGCGCGGGCAAATCCTCCAGGCCGACACGTCCTCCATCACACAGCGCCACCAGGGTGCGCAGTACCGTGCGCAACTGGCGGACGTTACCCGGCCAGGCAAACGCCAACAACGCGCCACGCGCCGATGGGTCGAGAGCCACCGACTCGCCATTGGCCTCCTGGGCCAGCAGGAAATCCAATAACTGGGACTTATCGCTACGCTCGCGCAACGGCGGCAAGCCGACTTCCAGGCCATTGAGCCGGTAGTACAAATCTTCGCGGAAGCTGCCGTCCTGCACGCGCTCCAGTAGATTGCGGTGGGTCGCGCTGATAATTCGTACATTCACCGCCTGGGGCTCGCCGCCGAGCGGCACCACCAGCCGATCCTCCAGCACCCTTAATAGTCGGGTTTGCAGCGCCAGGGGCATGTCGCCGATTTCATCGAGGAACAGGGTGCCGCCGTCGGCTTGCTGCAACTTGCCTTGCATGCCTTCTTTGCGCGCACCGGTAAAGCTGCCGCCGCGATAGCCGAACAGTTCGCTTTCGATCAGGCTTTCCGGGATGGCGGCGCAGTTGAGCGCGACGAATGCCTTGTCGGCACGTTGGCTGGCCAGGTGCACCGCCTTGGCGAAGGCCTCTTTGCCGGAACCGGTTTCGCCATTGATCAACAGCGGCACATCACGCTCGAACACCCGCAGCGCCTTGCGAAAGTCCTGTTGCAGCGTCGGATCGCCCAGGCAGATGCCTGGCAACGGAGCAGGCTCAGGCTTAATGAAAGGTGCTGGTGCGCTGCGCGCTTGCCCACGTAATGCGGCAAACAGTTGTCGACCATCGCGGGTGCGCAGCGGCCAACTGGCCGTGGCATTGGCGCTGGCGCGGCCGAGTAATTGATCCAGGGAACAGTCGAAAAACGCTTCCACAGGCTGTCCCAGCAAACCGCCCCGTAGCTGCCCAAGCAGGTTCAGGGCACTTTGGTTCACTGCACAGATTCGCCCTTCACCATCGAACGCCAATAGCCCTTCGCTGAACAGCCCCACCGACTCGGCTTGCAAGTGAAAACGCAGCAGCCAGTGGTTCTCGAAATGACGCAGGAAGTAGCAACTCTCGATCATCTTCGCCGACAGGTTCACCAGCGCCATCGTGTGAAACTGGCTCTGGCGCGACACCGCTTCCCGCGCGGAGGACACATCCAGCACCGCCAGCAGATCCCCATGGGGATCGAACACCGGGCTCGCCGAGCAGGTCAGCCCGGTATGCCGGCCACGAAAGTGTTCGTCACGATGAATGGTCAGGGATTGGCGTTCCACCAGGCAGGTGCCGATGCCGTTGGTGCCCTCGCAGGCCTCACTCCAATCCGCGCCCAGCCACAACCCGGCGCGCTCGAAGATCTTGCGCTCGGACGGCGCGGTGACACAGTTGAGGATCACGCCGCGTGCATCCGTGAGCAACACCGCATGGCCGGCGCCCGAGAGCTGCTGATGCAGGCTGTTCATCTCGTTGCCGGCGATGTGCAGCACTTGTTGCAGGCGCTCGCGGCGTTCCAGCAAGCGACCATGTTCAAGCACAGTCGGAGCAATGGTTTGCGCAGGGTCGAGGTGGTAGTCCTCCAGACAACGCAGCCAGGAGCGGGCGATGGACGGATCGCTGGACGGGTCGCGGCCATGCGCCACGGTAAGGACTTGCTGGGCATGGCGGCTGAAATGATCGTTGTGCATTTCTTATTATTCTCCCTGCGTGAGAACCACCAGCATCCCCCAGCCCTCCAGGCAATGCAATCCCGGAGCGACTCACCGGTCACAGGCTGTACCGTTTGTGGCACAAACTGTCACACGGGGTGTATCGAGCCTGCCACAGCAACGCCTTGCTACAAAGCCTAACCCCTTGATTTGCCTAGCCAGCAAGGCGGTGGCCCAACCTTTGCTCTACGCTTTATCAAGCGCTTGCTGCGCTGCGCTCCCAATAAACATAAAAGCCAGGAGATACCCACCATGCGTTACGCACACCCCGGTACTGAAGGCGCCATCGTTTCGTTCAAAGCCAAGTACGGCAACTACATCGGTGGCGAGTTCGTTGCGCCGGTCGATGGCAACTATTTCACCAACACCTCGCCGGTCAACGGCAAGGCAATTGCCGAATTCCCGCGCTCCACCGCCAAAGACATCGACAAGGCCCTGGACGCCGCCCATGCCGCCGCCGACGCCTGGGGCAAGACCTCGGCCCAGGACCGTTCGCTGGTCCTGCTGAAAATCGCCGACCGCATCGAACAGAACCTCGAACTGCTGGCCATCACCGAAACCTGGGACAACGGCAAGGCCGTGCGTGAAACCCTCAACGCCGACATCCCACTGGCCGCCGACCACTTCCGCTACTTCGCTGGCTGCATCCGCGCCCAGGAAGGCACCAGCGCCGAAATCAACGAACACACGGCGTCGTACCACTTCCATGAACCACTGGGCGTGGTCGGCCAGATCATCCCGTGGAACTTCCCGATCCTGATGGCGGCGTGGAAACTCGCCCCGGCCCTGGCCGCCGGTAACTGCGTAGTGCTCAAGCCCGCCGAGCAAACTCCGCTGGGCATCACCGTGTTGCTGGAGGTGATCGGTGACCTGTTGCCACCTGGCGTGTTGAACGTGGTTCAAGGCTTCGGTAAAGAAGCCGGCGAAGCCCTGGCCACCAGCAAGCGCATCGCCAAGATCGCCTTCACTGGCTCGACGCCCGTGGGCTCGCACATCATGCATGCGGCGGCCGAGAACATCATTCCGTCGACCGTGGAATTGGGCGGCAAGTCGCCGAACATCTTCTTCGCCGACATCATGAAAGCCGAGCCGTCCTTTATTGAGAAAGCCGCCGAAGGGTTGGTGCTGGCGTTCTTCAACCAAGGCGAAGTGTGCACCTGCCCTTCCCGTGCGCTGGTGGAAGAGTCGATCTACGACGACTTCATGAAAGTCGTGATGAAGAAAATCGAGTCGATCAAACGCGGCGACCCGCTGGACACCGACACCATGGTCGGCGCCCAGGCGTCCGAGCAGCAGTTCGACAAGATCCTGTCCTACCTGGAAATCGCCAAGGGCGAAGGCGCGCAACTGCTCACCGGCGGCAAGGTCGAGAAGCTCGAAGGCGACATGGCCGGCGGCTATTACATCCAGCCGACCCTGCTCAAGGGCACCAATGAAATGCGCGTGTTCCAGGAAGAAATCTTCGGCCCGGTGGTGAGCATCACCACCTTCAAGGACGAAGCCGAAGCCCTGGCAATTGCCAACGACACTGAGTTCGGCCTGGGTGCCGGGGTGTGGACCCGCGATATCAACCGCGCCTACCGCATGGGCCGCGCAATCAAGGCGGGCCGCGTGTGGACCAACTGCTACCACCTGTACCCGGCGCATGCCGCGTTTGGTGGTTACAAAAAGTCAGGTGTAGGGCGTGAAACGCACAAGATGATGTTGGATCACTACCAGCAGACTAAAAACTTGCTGGTAAGTTACGACATTAATCCATTGGGCTTCTTCTAACTGACACCCCGCTCTCACATTTGAAATGCAATTAAAATGTGGGAGCGGGCTTGCTCGCGAAAGCGGTGGGTCAGTTAATAAATCAGTGACTGTTACACCGCTTTCGCGAGCAAGCCCGCTCCCACATTTAGATCTTCATAAGTACTTGCGAAGTGCATTCGGCACAAAGAGGCCGAGTTAAAACAATAACAACGGAAGGTACTTTCCCATGTCTAGCGAACCTACAAGTTCATCTGTCGACTTCGAAAAAGTCGACTCCCAATACTTCCAACAACGCGAATTGAAAAAAGGTGCCGCCGGCTGGGTACTGCTGGTCGGCCTTGGCGTTGCCTATGTGATCTCCGGCGACTACGCCGGTTGGAACTTCGGCCTGGCCCAGGGTGGCTGGGGCGGGATGTTCCTTGCCACCTTGTTGATGGCCACCATGTACCTGTGCATGTGTTTTTCCCTGGCCGAACTGTCTTCCATGATTCCCACCGCTGGCGGCGGCTACGGTTTTGCGCGCAGCGCCTTTGGCCCTTGGGGCGGGTTCCTTACGGGCACCGCGATCCTGATCGAATACGCCATCGCCCCCGCCGCCATCGCGGTGTTTATCGGCGCGTATTGCGAGTCGCTGTTCGGTATCGGCGGCTGGATGATTTACCTGGCGTTCTACATCATCTTTATCGGCATCCACATTTTTGGCGTGGGCGAAGCCCTGAAGTTGATGTTTGTGATCACCGCCGTGGCCGCGATCGCACTGGGTGTGTTTCTGGTGGCGATGGTGCCGCACTTCAATGTCGCCAACCTGCTGGATATTCCGGTGACTGAAGCCAAGGGCGCCAGCACCTTCCTGCCGTTCGGCTACGTGGGTGTGTGGGCCGCAATTCCTTATGCCATCTGGTTCTTCCTGGCCGTAGAAGGCGTACCCCTGGCCGCCGAAGAAACCAAGAACCCGAAACGCGACCTGCCGCGTGGCCTGATCGGCGCCATTGTGGTGCTGACCAGTTTTGCCCTGTTGATCCTGGTGATCGCACCGGGCGGCGCCGGCACTTACGCATTGATCAAATCCGGCAACCCGCTGGTTGAAGCATTGGCGCTGTCCTACGGCGGTTCCACCTGGATGGGCAGCTTCGTAAACCTGGTGGGGCTTGCTGGCCTGATCGCGAGCTTTTTCTCGATCATATACGCCTATTCGCGGCAGATCTTCGCACTGTCCCGTGCTGGCTACCTGCCGCGCAAACTGTCCCAGACCAACAAGAGCAAAGCGCCAGTGTTGGCCTTGGTGATCCCCGGCATCATCGGCTTCGGCTTGTCGCTGACCGGCCAGGGTGACCTGCTGATTCTGGTGGCAGTGTTTGGCGCAACCATTTCCTACGTGCTGATGATGGCCGCGCACATCACCCTGCGCATCCGTCGCCCCAAAATGGACCGTCCATACCGCACACCGGGCGGTATCTTCACTTCCGGCGTTGCGCTGGTGCTGGCCTGCGTGGCCGTGGTGGCGGGCTTTCTGGTGGATCCGCGGGTGGTGATTGGCGCCGCGATCATCTATGGAGTATTAATTGCTTACTTTGCTTTCTACAGCCGGCATCACTTGGTAGCAGGCACGCCCGAAGAGGAATTCGCGGCGATCCAGGCCGCAGAGGCCGCCCTGCACTAACTGCCGTAAACCTCGACGCGGGCAGTTGCCCGCGTCGCCAAGGAGACACTGTATGGCAAGCTTTTCCCACGCGGTGGGTGCACAAACCTATCGCTTCGACAGCCTCAAGGACGTGATGGCCAAGGCCAGCCCCGCGCGTTCCGGGGACTTCCTCGCCGGCGTCGCCGCACAGAACGACGGTGAGCGCGTGGCGGCGCAGATGGCGTTGGCGAATATCCCGTTGAAACACTTCCTGCAAGAAGTGCTGATCCCTTACGAAAACGACGAAGTCACCCGCCTGATCATCGACACCCACGATAAACAGGCGTTTGCCACCGTCAGCCACCTGACCGTCGGCGGTCTGCGTGACTGGCTGCTCAGCGACGCGGCCGACGAACATTCCCTACGCGCCTTGGCCCCAGGTCTGACGCCGGAGATGGCCGCCGCCGTGTCAAAGATCATGCGCGTGCAGGACCTGGTACTGGTGGCGCAGAAGATCCGCGTGGTCACGCAATTTCGCGGCACTATGGGCCTGCGCGGGCGTTTATCCACACGCCTGCAACCCAACCATCCTACAGACGAACCGGCGGGCATCGCCGCGAGCATTCTGGATGGCCTGCTGTACGGCAATGGCGACGCCATGATCGGCATCAACCCGGCCACCGACAGCATCGCCTCGATCTGCGCCATGCTGGAGATGCTCGACGCGATCATCCAGCGCTACGAGATTCCGACCCAGGCCTGCGTGCTGACTCACGTCACCACCTCCATCGAGGCCATCAACCGTGGCGTGCCGCTGGACCTGGTGTTCCAGTCGATCGCCGGCACCGAGGCGGCCAACGCCAGTTTCGGCATCAGCCTGAGCGTGCTGCAGGAAGGTTATGAAGCAGGGTTGAGCCTCAATCGCGGCACCTTGGGCCAGAATTTGATGTATTTCGAGACAGGCCAAGGCAGCGCCTTGTCGGCCAACGCGCACTTTGGCGTCGACCAGCAAACCTGCGAGACCCGCGCCTACGCGGTAGCCCGACATTTCAAACCGTTTCTGGTGAATACCGTCGTAGGATTTATCGGGCCGGAGTACCTGTACAACGGCAAGCAGATCATCCGCGCCGGCCTCGAAGACCACTTCTGCGGCAAGCTGCTGGGCGTGCCGATGGGTTGCGACATCTGCTACACCAACCACGCCGAAGCCGACCAGGACGACATGGACACCCTGCTGACCCTGCTGGGCGTGGCCGGGATCAACTTCATCATGGGCATCCCCGGTTCCGACGACATCATGCTCAATTACCAGACCACTTCATTCCACGACGCGCTCTACGCCCGGCAAACATTGGGTTTAAAACCGGCGCCGGAATTCGAACAGTGGCTGGCAAAAATGGGCATCTTCACGCAAGCCGACGGCAAGGTGCACTTCGGCAACAGCCTGCCACCGGCCTTTCGCCAAGCCTTGGCGCAACTGGGATGAAGGAGCCGCCTGTGCAACTCGACCTGCCTGACAACCCCTGGCTGGAACTGCGCCGCCTGACCCCGGCGCGCATTGCCCTGGGCCGAACCGGCACCAGCATTCCCACCAACGCGCAGTTGGACTTTCAATTTGCCCACGCCCAGGCGCGGGACGCGGTGCATTTGCCCTTCGACCATGCGGGTCTCAGCAGCCAGTTGGCCGAACGCGGGCGTGACACGCTGTTGCTGCACAGCGCGGCTGCCGACCGCCACAGCTACCTGCAACGCCCGGATTTGGGGCGGCGCTTGAGCGATGACTCCGCCCAAGCGCTGCGCGATCACGCATCGGCCAATCCCGGCGGCGTCGACTTGGCCGTGGTGGTGGCCGATGGTTTATCCGCGCTGGCCGTGCATAAACACACCTTGCCGTTTCTGACACGCATGGAAGAACAAACCCACGCCGAAGGCTGGTCGTTGTCGCCGGTCATTCTGGTGGAACAAGGCCGGGTGGCGGTGGCGGATGAAATCGGGCAATTGCTCGGCGCCAAGATGGTGGTGATCCTGATCGGCGAACGGCCGGGGCTCAGTTCGCCGGACAGCCTGGGACTGTATTTCACCTACAACCCCAAGGTCGGCCTCACCGACGCCTATCGCAATTGCATCTCCAATGTGCGTCTGGAAGGCCTGAGCTATGGCATGGCGGCCCATCGTTTGCTGTACTTGATGCGAGAGGCGTGTCGTCGGCAGCTGTCGGGGGTCAATCTCAAGGACGAGGCGCAGGTCCAGACCATCGAGTCGGATGATCCGGACCTGATGAAAGGCAATTTCCTGCTCAGTTCACCGGATGACTGATCGCTGCATGATTGCGCTTTTTCGCGCCATTAGGCAGCATCGAGTCACGGCCGCTTGTGTGGTCATACCCCATTTGGAAGTTGAGGCCTGGCATGCGGATTACTCAAGCGACCCTGGAACATCTGGACCTGTTGACCCCGTTGTTCGTCAAATACCGCGAGTTCTACGGGGCGTTGCCCTTCCCGGATTCATCGCGGGACTTCCTGGAAAAGCGCCTGCGCCGCAAGGAATCGGTGATTTACCTGGCCCTGGCGGATGATGACGACAAAAAACTGTTGGGCTTTTGCCAGCTGTACCCGAGCTTTTCGTCGTTGTCGCTCAAGCGGGTGTGGATCCTCAATGACATCTACGTGGCTGAAGACGCACGCCGGCAACTGGTGGCGGACAACCTGATGCGCACGGCCAAGAAGATGGCCAAGGAGACCCATGCGGTGCGGCTGCGGGTGTCGACCAGCAGCGACAATGAAGTGGCACAGAAGACCTACGAGTCGATTGGGTTTCGCGAAGACACGGAGTTCAAGAACTACGTGTTGCCGATCAGCGAAGATTAATGCTCGTCGGGCGGGCCTCTATTGTGGCGAGCGGGCTTGCCACAACAAGCCCGCTCGCCACAGAAAGCTCGTTCCCCTATCCTGCTAGCCACGACATCCCCCGCTACAAAACCAACACGCTTTTCACCTCTCAATCCGTATAATGCGGACCTTTCAGGGTTGTAAGAAAAGCGGCATACACTTGTAGCCTTATTACCCGAGCTTCCGCACAGGCCTGCTGAGCCGGGCCATCCACACAGGTGCCATCCATGGATTTCAACCCGCTTGACCTTATCCTGCATCTCGACGTCTACCTCGACCTGCTGGTAACCAACTACGGTCCGTGGATCTACGCCATTCTGTTTCTGGTCATCTTTTGCGAAACCGGCCTGGTGGTCATGCCGTTCCTGCCGGGTGACTCGTTGCTGTTCATTGCCGGCGCCGTGGCCGCAGGCGGCGGCATGGACCCGGTGCTGCTCGGCGGCCTGTTGATGCTGGCGGCGATCCTGGGCGACAGCACCAACTACGTCATCGGGCGAACGGTCGGCGAACGCTTGTTCAACAACCCGAACTCGAAGATCTTCCGCCGCGACTACCTGCAAAAAACCCACGATTTCTACGACAAGCACGGCGGCAAAACCGTGACCCTGGCGCGTTTCCTGCCGATCCTGCGCACCTTCGCACCATTCGTAGCCGGTATCGCCAAGATGCCTTACCCACGCTTCTTCGGCTTCAGCGTATTCGGCACCATCCTATGGGTTGGCGGCCTGGTGACCCTGGGTTACTTCTTCGGCAACGTGCCCTTTATCAAGAAAAACCTGTCGCTGCTGGTGGTGTTCATCATCCTGCTGTCCCTGGTGCCGATGATCATTGGTGTGTTCCGCAGCCGCTTTGGCCGCGCATCCTCCGAAGCCAAGCCGCAGTAACCGGATATGTGGTCCCTCAGCGCCTGGCGTCGCCGGCGCTTGCTGGCCAAGCACCCGATTGCCGATGACACCTGGCAGCGGGTGCGCCATCACCTGACCTTCCTCGACGGCATCAGCGCCGAGCAGGACCAGTGGCTGCGCGAAGCCTGCGTGATGTTCCTCGCCGAAAAGCACCTGACCGCCCTGCCCGGCGTCGAGCTGCACCAGGAACAACGCCTGCTGCTCGCCGCGCAGGCGCAATTGCCGCTGATGAACCTGGGCGACCTCGACTGGTACCAGGGCTTCCATGAAATCGTGCTGTACCCCGACGACTTCGTCAGCCCTCAGCGCCATCGCGACAGCAGCGGCATCGAGCACGAATGGGACGGCGAACACAGCGGAGAAGCCTGGCAACAGGGCCCGGTGATCCTCGCCTGGCCCGGCGTGCTGGCCAGTGGCAACTGGGAAGGCTACAACCTGGTCATCCACGAACTGGCGCACAAACTCGACATGCTCAACGGCGACGCCAACGGCCTGCCGCCGCTGCACAACGACATGCGCGTGCAGGAATGGGCCAGCGTGATGCAGACCGCCTACGACGACCTCAATCGCCAACTCGACGCCAACCCGGACGCCGAGACCGAGATCGACCCCTACGCCGCCGAAAACCCGGCTGAATTCTTTGCCGTCACCAGCGAATATTTTTTCAGCGCCCCGGATTTGCTGGTCAGCCATTATCCACAGGTGTACGCCCAACTCAGCCGCTTTTATCGCCAGGATCCCTTGGCCCGCCTCACCCAACTGCAAGCCAGCGACCCGCGTTATCAGCCACAAGGCGAATGACCGTACGACGTCTGGCGCATGGCATCGGCGTCAGAATGTGCCTATAATCGCCGCCACTTTTAGGCCAATCCGGCCATGTTTAATGGCCAATTAACGGGGGCAACGCCCAATGAGCTACAGCAAGATTCCGGCTGGCAAAGACCTGCCGAACGACATCTACGTCGCCATCGAGATTCCGGCCAACCACGCGCCGATCAAATACGAAATCGACAAAGACAGCGACTGCCTGTTCGTTGACCGTTTCATGGCCACCCCGATGTTCTACCCGGCCAACTACGGTTTCATCCCTAACACCCTGGCCGACGACGGTGACCCCCTCGACGTGCTGGTCGTAACCCCTTACCCG
The genomic region above belongs to Pseudomonas azotoformans and contains:
- the eat gene encoding ethanolamine permease, with the translated sequence MSSEPTSSSVDFEKVDSQYFQQRELKKGAAGWVLLVGLGVAYVISGDYAGWNFGLAQGGWGGMFLATLLMATMYLCMCFSLAELSSMIPTAGGGYGFARSAFGPWGGFLTGTAILIEYAIAPAAIAVFIGAYCESLFGIGGWMIYLAFYIIFIGIHIFGVGEALKLMFVITAVAAIALGVFLVAMVPHFNVANLLDIPVTEAKGASTFLPFGYVGVWAAIPYAIWFFLAVEGVPLAAEETKNPKRDLPRGLIGAIVVLTSFALLILVIAPGGAGTYALIKSGNPLVEALALSYGGSTWMGSFVNLVGLAGLIASFFSIIYAYSRQIFALSRAGYLPRKLSQTNKSKAPVLALVIPGIIGFGLSLTGQGDLLILVAVFGATISYVLMMAAHITLRIRRPKMDRPYRTPGGIFTSGVALVLACVAVVAGFLVDPRVVIGAAIIYGVLIAYFAFYSRHHLVAGTPEEEFAAIQAAEAALH
- a CDS encoding ethanolamine ammonia-lyase subunit EutB, whose protein sequence is MASFSHAVGAQTYRFDSLKDVMAKASPARSGDFLAGVAAQNDGERVAAQMALANIPLKHFLQEVLIPYENDEVTRLIIDTHDKQAFATVSHLTVGGLRDWLLSDAADEHSLRALAPGLTPEMAAAVSKIMRVQDLVLVAQKIRVVTQFRGTMGLRGRLSTRLQPNHPTDEPAGIAASILDGLLYGNGDAMIGINPATDSIASICAMLEMLDAIIQRYEIPTQACVLTHVTTSIEAINRGVPLDLVFQSIAGTEAANASFGISLSVLQEGYEAGLSLNRGTLGQNLMYFETGQGSALSANAHFGVDQQTCETRAYAVARHFKPFLVNTVVGFIGPEYLYNGKQIIRAGLEDHFCGKLLGVPMGCDICYTNHAEADQDDMDTLLTLLGVAGINFIMGIPGSDDIMLNYQTTSFHDALYARQTLGLKPAPEFEQWLAKMGIFTQADGKVHFGNSLPPAFRQALAQLG
- the eutC gene encoding ethanolamine ammonia-lyase subunit EutC; translation: MKEPPVQLDLPDNPWLELRRLTPARIALGRTGTSIPTNAQLDFQFAHAQARDAVHLPFDHAGLSSQLAERGRDTLLLHSAAADRHSYLQRPDLGRRLSDDSAQALRDHASANPGGVDLAVVVADGLSALAVHKHTLPFLTRMEEQTHAEGWSLSPVILVEQGRVAVADEIGQLLGAKMVVILIGERPGLSSPDSLGLYFTYNPKVGLTDAYRNCISNVRLEGLSYGMAAHRLLYLMREACRRQLSGVNLKDEAQVQTIESDDPDLMKGNFLLSSPDD
- a CDS encoding GNAT family N-acetyltransferase, which produces MRITQATLEHLDLLTPLFVKYREFYGALPFPDSSRDFLEKRLRRKESVIYLALADDDDKKLLGFCQLYPSFSSLSLKRVWILNDIYVAEDARRQLVADNLMRTAKKMAKETHAVRLRVSTSSDNEVAQKTYESIGFREDTEFKNYVLPISED
- a CDS encoding DedA family protein, which gives rise to MDFNPLDLILHLDVYLDLLVTNYGPWIYAILFLVIFCETGLVVMPFLPGDSLLFIAGAVAAGGGMDPVLLGGLLMLAAILGDSTNYVIGRTVGERLFNNPNSKIFRRDYLQKTHDFYDKHGGKTVTLARFLPILRTFAPFVAGIAKMPYPRFFGFSVFGTILWVGGLVTLGYFFGNVPFIKKNLSLLVVFIILLSLVPMIIGVFRSRFGRASSEAKPQ
- a CDS encoding zinc-dependent peptidase; this translates as MWSLSAWRRRRLLAKHPIADDTWQRVRHHLTFLDGISAEQDQWLREACVMFLAEKHLTALPGVELHQEQRLLLAAQAQLPLMNLGDLDWYQGFHEIVLYPDDFVSPQRHRDSSGIEHEWDGEHSGEAWQQGPVILAWPGVLASGNWEGYNLVIHELAHKLDMLNGDANGLPPLHNDMRVQEWASVMQTAYDDLNRQLDANPDAETEIDPYAAENPAEFFAVTSEYFFSAPDLLVSHYPQVYAQLSRFYRQDPLARLTQLQASDPRYQPQGE